The DNA region AGGTGTGTACAACATACCAATGTGACGGTTCATTTTTCTCTTATAAACtgtgaatttaaaaacaatcagtttatttaaaatattgactCAGATAAGTTTAACCATCATgcctttaataattttaaagtatcaattcataaatacattctttaatcaattaaatttttaaatatcttaagaAGATTTATTACAATGAGAATGTTGATTAAGAAACtctcatttttagaactttcaGCAGAATTTGAGTTAGTGTTGAAGCACTGAACAGCTGGTACCTGATCTCAGATGTGCTATGGAAAGCTGTTTTTCATCTGCACAAAACCGATAGCTCATGTATTTAATTTGCTCCTTAAActtctatttacatgtaataaaacattttgaaaagatgATCTTTTAATTGTTGATCACTcttaaaaaaagtcataactGTGTTTCTTAAAATCTGCATGAAACTgagacaataaaaaaaagaaatccatttaattttcaaatcaaatatttaacttaaataaattaatttatcatgGTAATTTGATTTTTGGGCATTGAACTATGGTCGCCTCATTGAGGGCAGATTTAAAAGCTCAAAGAGGTGTACCTCAAAAGTTTTGGTTTACTTACAAATTTTTGtgaatgcataatttttttctccGAGATACAAACAAATCATGCTTAAAAGATGTGACATTTTGTGAACTGgtggttttttattttactcCACTACTCCATTAAAAGATCcataacataaaattaacaaacacTTACTTGCACTAAGGCCTGCCTTGGAGGATGCCGACAGTGACTTCGAGCTGCGGGGGCGAGATGATCGGGGCCTTGCTGATTGAGGTCGCCCTGATGATGGTGTAGGGCGGAAATCTGACGATACAGAGGGTCTAGCTGATTTAGGGGGAGTGGGTGTGAATCGGGGGGACTGGACTGGAGGGGCACTCTTTGGCCTGGGGGGAGGGGATGGAGTGGAGCGGTACAGATCTTTAGTGTCCAAGGGAGGAACTGCTGATGTCCGGTCTGTGTTGGATATTACATGATCCCTGTCAATGTATAAATGCTGAATTAATTTTCTACTCAGTGTTTAATGCCTTGGGTTTTACAAAGAGAAAAGCACAATTTGATAAATACTATTACTGTCTGTGCATTTTTTCTTTGGTTagaatgttttataaaataaaacacttgtaagtacatgtacctgctgCATCTCTTCATTTCTGCCAATTCTTTTTTGTAGGAGAGATTGGAGCATTCATCTCTCAGCTCTTCTACCTTGTCTAAAGACTCCAATCCTCGCTGGATCTCATCTTTAATCAGACGGATATCTTCACTCTAGAAGGAAAAAAATGCCATTTAGATAATTCAAAACCATTTCCTGCTTATTCCAGATTTGCCTTGGAAACGCAGTAGTAAAGTAGCCAACTAAGAAGAAAAAAGCATTTTAAGGGGGATAACTCAATATGTGtactgaaaaagaaatcaataagTTACCTCCCAAGACTCAGGTTGGTCAAAATCTTTGCCTTTTTCAGAGAAATAATGATATCTTCCACCTGTAGCCTTTGCAAGGTCAAACAGGAACTCATTAGCCTCCTTGTCATTGCAGTTGAAGGAAATGGCATGAACGGGTACCGTGTGGTGCATCTGTACTTGAGCAATGATGGATTTGGGTGGCTGTAAGAAGATTTGGAGATTTATAATTTATCAATGAAACAAGGAAGTTATAGCATTTGTTATGttagaaatattgaatttttttttggtcagaTATTGTACAATCTAAAATTTTAGAATAAcgattgtgtttttttaaaaatatcctgTACTTTCATCCAAATTGATATCTCAAAGTGTACACACCATGCCACCAtaagctttttttttatcatcacaaaatatgaatataccaaataaattacatgtaatatcaaacaTCACTCTATGTCCTGCTCACCTGGTCTGGCCTTCCGTCAGTCAGTAGATAGATAGCCTGGGTCCCTGGGTCAGACAGAGCGTGCTGCAGGGCGGCGTAGGTATTAGTGGAGCCCCAGCACGACAGACCCTGGATCCACTTCCAAGCCCCCTTCAGACTCAGCTCAGATATGTCCGTCAACCGGTTCTGCCAAGCGGTGGCTTTGGAGTTGAAGGAGATCAAGTTGAATTTCTTCTTGTGTCTGATTTGCTCctgttgattttaaaagatgaacatgTATAGGTATTAATaatgtatatcaacaaaaaagCATACATTTTTCTACTTATAAAATATCCAAGTTGAAATACGTTAtagtaaatcaaattttttaacaatactatcatgtgaaaaaaatgttaactgAACTTTGTGAGGTTATATTAATAATTGAAATGTACATGAAGGATATTTTAAATCACTAGAATGCTCTGTGGATGACAAACTTAACTTCTTATAACTGataagcaaaacactttgtaaTTATTTCTAACCTGCATGAGCAGAAACAATTTATCCTTGAGGTATTGAATACTGGGTAGCATGGAGGCCGAGGTGTCTATCAGGATATAGATCTGATCCTCAATTACTGTACCAAACAGGGCCCTGCTCCCTTTGTTCAGCCAGTCAATCCTACAGCAGAGAAAATGGTCATTTACACAGTGAATATGAAAGTATGGAGTTTAAATTACTACTGTATTTTTGTATCTggttaatatgatattttatttaaaatcatatttgaaatatcagGCTAAAACATGTGTGTACAGTTAGAGGGTTTACATTAATATGGATTAAACTTCTTGAAAATATTATGCTTTATcgttttattcaccaattataTTAATCCAAAACCTAAAATgctgaaaataataaatcatatacCAGGCTACATATTGaactaaaatgaataaaatacaattacagGTTACCgtacattttgtttgaaaatccATGCAGGAAAAAGTATATACGACAAATACTGTACCTTTGATGGAAAGAGTTGACAGCCACTGTCATTTTGCGTTCGTAGTCTCTATGTAGTTCTGGGGTGACTTGAACATGAACCACTCTACCATCTCTCCATTTAACAATAGGGAATCGATCACAGTATCTAGCATTCACTAACTTGGTGTGCTTTACCTGCAAAGGGACAAATGAATTATATACTTGATGTCTACAGCAGTTCAAATGACCGAACATCAGAATAAAACATTAATCAAAGAAACAGAATGAATTACTGTCTATTGTATTGACCTCAttataaagaaatatgaaaacctaaaattacatttattttcttacATTCATCTTCACTAGCCATGGATTTGATTCATTATTCTCGTCTAAGATTAGAATTATTAATTGGACCTTTGGCTAGggaagatgtacatgtattacattatcCATaaacacctctctctctctctctctttctctttctctctctctctctctctctctctctctcataaataaCATTAACTTCAATTTATGTAAAATGCAGTTATTCATTCTGTCATTCTGTTGGTCCTATACTGCTGACTTACAGCGTCTGTTTGAGTATTTTCTGGTGGCTTCATGTTTATGTCCACTGCACCATCCTGGTGTTTAAAAGCCACGGATCCTAAGACATCAAACAGCTCCAGTTTGCGTGCATTCAGCCCATATTTCCCCAGCCATTCCTTTGTTCCCATATACTGCTCTTCTAGGACTTCTTTATCCCATTTAGTGATTTTCGATTCTACAATGGAAAAAATCAGAGACTTTATCACCTAATCTGAGAACTTTATTGGCAAAGCATACTCACAATGAATTATTGATCACATTTAcaggaatttaatttatttttgaatccTGATTCCGTGTGCAGAGACAAATTGTTTTCTGTTATCTTGAATTATTCAACACTTACAAATTCATCTTGTTTGTGCAGATACATGGAAGTTGGTTGTAAATTGAGTGGACAAGCTAGTgttataaatattcaaattcaaatctaaagtttacataattatccattagatattttttgagtATGACACAAGATTTAAACTAAGTGATTGTAATCAAATGAGCTTCGTGTAATCATACATATTCATAATACAACCATGTAATCTGAAAAAGAGTGttgtataaaaaaagattttttttttctgagctAGATAACAAGTGCATGTAGTAATGAAAATTGCTAAGGATTatctattaacatttttatctatagaaataaatcatgcaataaatctaaaaaaagatttttacacaTGCAAACAACATAGATGACATTAAATCGTGTGGAGTTTGCCTTGTGTATATATGCTAAATTTGTAACAACCTCTGTCACTTTTTTCTCGAGGGATATATAATCTCGAGTTCCAAGgtcctgtaaaattttcaaacaaatctaacaatcaaaataaaactcaTGTCTCAAAGAAAGATAGTATGTCATCTTCTTCATTTAACTAACCTAATCTTGATCATCCATAACTAATTCCCTGAATGGATATGCTGTGAATGCATGTAGATATTTAATTGAATTGCAATTTGCGTAGTAACCTTCAGAATATTTAGTTGATTTGCCATACATTTACTTGAACAAGATAGCTAGTTGACTGGGGTATCTACCTAATCCCAAAGAGCACtcaggaaaaaaatcaatttgaaattacTGATAAACATGACACATATCCTACAATATTTATTCCATTAACCATCATCacacataaatcaaagtaaaactgaAACTCGGCTGcactttttaatatgaaaatccATGAAAAACTCCTATGTTCAATGAGATCTTACCGATTTGAATTTTGGGTTCGGGAACTTGCTCTGTGAGGGCCTGGATCTGGGAGCGGACATTTCTGGCCTCCTCCAGCTCTTCGAAGATCAGCATTACATCCTCCCTCATCCCTGCCCCTGGGGGAACACCCCCAAAGGTCTTCTTCTTAAGCACGATGTTGgctttgtttgtttttggaTCCAAAGGTTGTCCCTCATAGGCGTCCATTTCCATGACAACTGCATAGGCATGGAATCTGGAAATACATGGAAAAACTTTAACTATCATGGCATTTAGAAAACACTGAGCCCCTTCATCTTGAGAATAAAAGTTTTGTAAGTTAATCAAAATCCATCAGAACTGAATTGGAACGAAAGAATTCAGTTTTAATAAATTGCttaagcatttcattttttgaattaaaagaatgattttgaaatgtaaGGTTCTTACTTTGAACCAATTCCTCTTGCGAATTCTCTTAAAAACCTGACAATATCTGAGGAATCACAGTTGTAGGACACTAAGTGAAGAGGAATCTTCCTTGAACAGGCCTGAACCTAAAAAATTACAGATAAAACTGATTTTATTGATGCCTCGCATAAAACTTTATTACAAGAAACTGTAcaccaacttttattcgtgtGCGAGAAATTTCTGCAAGGTTCGCTAGAGTTTTGTTGTCATGAATATTTCTCGCTGCAAATCAATTCTTGTCATTTGATTGTTAAAACCACATGGTTGTGAATAAGGCTTGGTCACAAAAATTAGTCGTCGCAAACCAATTTATCTTTAGTAAATCtaataaatcatgaaataaagttgtcacaaataaaagttgatttacagtatgtatatcataaattatatatcagctATGGTAATGTCATGAGATTACCAGGTaagatttaattcaatttaatctGCATACATTAAAACATACAGATATGAAAGTTTtgcaatcaaaaatataaatttttaagttcTAATATGACAAACTTTAATAGTGTATTGACTAATGACcagttttttcaattaaattacctTTTCTTTTAACAACTCTTTACAGGAGTCGATAGAATTACCCTCAGTGAACAAATAGACTGCTTCATTCTACAAAACCAAAGAATAATAATTAAGTACAAGCTATAGCATGTATCCAGCCAATTtatgattatttgttttttggaTGACACTAATTAGTATGTACGTTACTCCAAAGTTTTTTTCCAATAAATGGCTAATCGTCCAGCTTACATGTTGGTCTGTCATGGCTTTGAGCACTGCTTCAGCTGTGGCTGTCTTGGACACTGAGGCTAACCTGTCCAACTCCCACAGCCAATCAACTGCTCCCTGTATCGTGTCATGGGTCACCGGAACACACTCGGGGTGATACATTTGCATATCATCAGCTGACCTGCAGGATCCAatcaaaaaatacatgtacatgtttacatgtatatacacataaAGTAATTGGGAGCTTGAAGCATTTTACTCGAATGCATACATCTTTACTTTTCCAAAaatgtactgtatatatatgtatatcaacaaaaataccACTAAGTCTTGTCCTCATTTAATCAAAACCACGTTCTTACCTTatcaaattgaattttgaaatttgcgTCAGTTGCTCATAGATGACAGTTTCTAAAGCTATTCTGTATTGGTCAAACTGCTGTGGAGACATGTTGCGGATGTCTAGAACGATAGTGATGGCCTTCTCCTCAATGACTCCAAACAGACGTCTGCTCTCGGTGGTCAGCCATTCCAGTCTCCTATTGAACAGGTGGATAGCCTGGGTCAGTCTTCCCTCGATCTGCTTCAGCATTTCTCGTCCACAGGTTATCTAAAGGTAAATTTGTATATCTAGCTGAAATTATAGCCACTCAGCATTGGCTCTGAATTCTATTATATTAGGTtccttttaaaattaacataatgaaaaaaatgatctacatgtaattgaaagCAAATTAACATGACTACATGCATATGGTGTGTAAATCCCTATAGGTTTCTCTAGCAtgctttaatgtttaaatatcgatgtatatgcatgtaatcattgttttttacataaaaatgtgtTCACAACAAGTATTGTAGGTCAATTTCATGTCCCCTAAACCTAAGTTTCACATATGATCTAGCTTAATAATTGTCTGCGTAAATGTCATTGAAATTTCATAGCTCTGCTTTAAAACTTGAAATCTATATTTTTCTataagatatatttacattaaatgtTTTTCCTTCCCCAGGATGAAACAACGTGCTGAACAATCCAGTCCCATAGCGAGAAGATACTGGTCTCTTTAGAGTTTTATCAAAGTCTGAAATATAACACACAATATTGTGCAAAGGCTTAAAATATATCTAACACATTAAATAGAGATGTTATGGCTATTtcctatttttcttttttcttttgaaattacaaataacaaataaactTACGAAAGCCCATagagctcattttcgtaggaaaaaaaaatatttttttcgcgaataaacgcgaaactttcccGATTAAACGCGTAAGTTTCGCAAAtgaacgcgaaactttcgctatataacgcgtaactttcgcgaataaacgtgAAACTTTCGCCATATAACGtgtaactttcgcgatataacgcgttactttggcgaataaacgcgtaactttcgcgagtaaacgcgaaactttcgcgatataacgcgaaactttcgggaataaacgcaaaactttcgcgattaaacgcgaaacttaaatataaatattgatatttcatagaagaaaccctatgaagaataattactgaaaacaaatatattaatttaaataaaacaaaataatattatataaagatgtaaatgaattagatttaaccttatacaaattaacataaattcaaacgtaggaaatctttaaaatcttagtactGATTTTCAAAGAACATACTGCATCGTGCTTTGTAATGGGTGCTGTATTATTGAAAATGGGGcagcaacatattttaattataaccattttaattcgaattaaatgtttaattaggtatcattttagaatttaaaggatatcattgtttaaaacgttatgatatatattatatcgcTGCAAGATAACTTAACGTCTAGTTTTATATCAGAGAGATAAGTCAAGctgtgaattgaaattttcaagcttTTGTTCAAATCTAGATGACGTAAATTCGTCCTCCAATTTTATCacatatgtcatttaaaaattaatactaagaTTTAAAAGGTTTGTGACGGTTTAATTTGtatcaattttataagaaaaagatcATCAATGAATGCCTGTTCGAACACAGGGTCGGCGAACAACTGAAAATCGTAATATGATGCTCAAACTTATTATCTACTTTGgacatataacatataaaaatgttatgataaagttttatcaattttattaatatctatatgccaaaaagataattttgtcttcataaatCAATGTAACACggatattataataatgatgaataaaaagtatttattatataataaaactgaaaatgtgtttgttttccatcgtttttcttcatatgggttctgtatgaaatgacaatatttatatatatatttatttaacttacgcgtttattcgcgaaactaacgcgttatatcgcgaaagtttcgcatttattcgcgtttattcgcgaaaaaaatattttttttacctacgaaaatgagctcaatgggctttcgtatAAACTATATATTGCTTTGTAGAAtaaaaatttgtacattttgGCATATTATTTGACTTTTCTCTATATAATGTTATGTCATGAtgatatttcattaaattactAGAGAATCATTAGACAAGTTGTTTTGTTCTTCTAACATACCACATAAAAATGATCAGTAAACTACGTTGTTTAAAATTACACAGTAATGTTGAGGTAAACactatatacaaaaaatattgattaattgatgaaaatataatagttaGTCTAGTACACCACATTTTAATAGACCATTGTCTGCCTGAATTTCCATAAAACCAATCCATCAAAACACTTTTCATTATACCCTCTTGTAATAAAAAGTGTATGAAATTGGTGTCTGAATCAATATCTAACATTTTGCAATCTGTTTCATGCATGTTTGGTCACTTCAAGATTATAGCTAGGTTTTTACATTTTACTATCCAGTTCATCAGCTGGTCCGCAATAGCTATGCGGCGTGtgcatataaataaatgatgCCAACAAAGCAAGTTAATGAATTATTaagtaaacaaatacatgtaccatcacTATGTTTAAATCCAATGACTGGTAAGATCTGGAAAAATGTCAAGCGGTTTTTCTTGAGGCCGTAATTTTGCAGCCATTTTTTGGAGGAGATGAGGGATTTGACGTCCAGCTCCCAGTCTTTGGCTGGGGTTTTCTTGGCGCTGACCTCTGGGTCGTACGATTCATCCGAAGCCTTGACCACAGCATTCCTAATGGCAGGAGATTTGTCAAGGTGACGAATGTCAAAGGTCACATCTGCATAACAAGAAatcttatatacatatatgatatcttatatatatatatatgtatatactttaCCATTACACACTACATTTTACATTAGTCATCGTGTTcaagaattaaaattttacattgtaaaataaatttattcatggGAATTTGATGGAAATGAAAAGAAAGCGGGATTGTGcaaggaaaaagaaaaacatatcggttttaatttaaatgatttgtCCAAAGAATAAACATCTAGTCTAccctttaaatttttcaatgctTTGGCATAATGAAGGGGCTTTTCACTTCCTTTGGCTGTCAATATTTATCAAGCAAATACTCTTTCTACCTATATGTGCTTATCGGAAAATCAAACatttcaaaagttgtttcagACATGATAATTGGTGTACAACTGACAGTGGTATATTGGTTTGTTTAAATGCACGTGTTCTTAGATTCTAAGGAATTGCACATGGGAAACACGATGTATCATTCAGCAAACAATGAGTGTCTCAACAGTCATTCGATTCCCTCCATTGTTATACTTTGGACTTCactcttttataaaatgcacACATACAGGTATCTAACTATGTGTCTATATGTCTTCTTTGCTAGCCGCggtatgaataaaaaataatggacaCATTGCACAGTTTTATTCTAAAGACACAGAGAACTCAATGTTATTAAATATGCTGCTAACCCTACACTCTTGTGATTAATGGTTAAAGTATGATACAGTTAATGCAGGTTGACAAAGAAAGTTTATCAAACTGTTGGCACAGTGTTTGGTTTCTATGTGGAGAGAGTAATGAATTTCTAATTCATccagaaaatgtttttcttcGAAGGGGGCATATCTAATCAGCCATTCTGAGTTTATGGACAAGATTATCATCAATCAAAGCTGACTGTAGttgtcaatatttattcttACTTaatcaattttcttaaactaataattgttaCAGAAAAtctcaagtaaaaaaaatagatacatgtaactttcaaTAATAACAAagttgaataatttaattatgtaaTCTACATACGGTACTCCAATCTATAAGAATTAGTTTGGCTAATAAATGATACTTTTTTTAACAGTATATAATtttcatctgtaaaaaaaatgcatctGCTGATCTGATTCAATAAATTAAAccactacaaaaatatcaaacatcaattttttcaaagtaccagttgaaaaaaaaaattgaaagcacCTGCGAAAACCATTAAAGAATATTCTAATATTTAGTTGACCAAGAGATACAAATAATCCAAATTTATGTCCTTCCTTAGGGCAAGTGGATCTCATTCAATATGTTTATGCAGTTAtctttttaagatataaaatcTGCAGGTCTCAGGTGTGATTTGTCATGCTGTAATGCGGATCGATATCTCCAGCGACAAGATAAACACAGACACTATCCAGTCCTTAATGCTGCCAGAAATACCCGGTCTTGAATACTTTAAAGCTCAGCACCTTAAACCTAATGAATAGCTATGGGTCTTTTGACTGGATTAGGATTACTTTTCATACAGTGCCTGCTAACATGCACTTCCTATGAAGACAACAATACCTAGGTGTTGTACTGCATGCAATGACCTGGTATTGACTACGTATTAATCCCTTATATACGGAGCTAAATACTTGCATTCATTGCTTTAAATCATCAAATACTGGTAGTGCATTATATTCATCCTCAAGGAACTcacattaaatatattaaaaagtttataatgtctgattgtcaaaatgaaaaatatcatgttATAAGAATTCTTTTCTTCAGAAAGTTAgcataaaaattttaacaaatttttatcacctattatatgtaatatatctGCCATATTAATGCCAATTAATATTATAATCCAGATCTACATTGAATCACCATAAAGAATATTGTAATGATTAAGTAATATGTCTTTCACCATGTCAGAGGttatataattacataaatatgAAGATTATTTTCGTGTGGGAgcaaaaatataatgataaatatatatatagttgaaGTAATATATACTGGAAAAAGAAGTATCATTAATTTGCCCTATTAATTTTCATAGGTTTAACTTTTGGTtagattacatttttttattataatttcttaaatgtattACCCGTAATtgaatgtataaatattttatgaaacacaattttataaaatacataatgTAGTGTGGGTGTCAAGGCTTTATATCTTATGTATTAGTTTTCTGTattaatacagttataatgtaTGGTTACAGAGGtaatacaaatacatataaaacatttgCTTCCATGCATTACTTGCCCAATGCTTGTTGTGGTATAATTCTGGACAATCAAACATATAACAAAAGCACTAATCAAAACACATGACAATGTGTTAAATTGTTGTTAGAATATCTTTTAACCAATCAAATGCCAGTAGTTAAATTGCTATTGATGCACTGTTAAACATGATTTAAATGATCATTTgtgtgttgttatttttaaatgtttagctttatcttaatataacttataaagaatatatatctCGATCACTCTAGTTCACAGTTCATTAAAATCTTGCATCTTTGaatatctttaatttaatttttttgttaacagACAGATATGATTGgtaattttattacatatattataaCTGCAgtatacatgtgcattatatgTATATCTGTAAACATATATACTGTcatgcattgttttcattaaccCATGCACCTCAAAGAATAATGGGCTAAATTACG from Crassostrea angulata isolate pt1a10 chromosome 7, ASM2561291v2, whole genome shotgun sequence includes:
- the LOC128156721 gene encoding von Willebrand factor A domain-containing protein 3B-like isoform X3, coding for MVYESRKNTSPSKLLALDPYKKNAYSQNVTFDIRHLDKSPAIRNAVVKASDESYDPEVSAKKTPAKDWELDVKSLISSKKWLQNYGLKKNRLTFFQILPVIGFKHSDDFDKTLKRPVSSRYGTGLFSTLFHPGEGKTFNITCGREMLKQIEGRLTQAIHLFNRRLEWLTTESRRLFGVIEEKAITIVLDIRNMSPQQFDQYRIALETVIYEQLTQISKFNLIRSADDMQMYHPECVPVTHDTIQGAVDWLWELDRLASVSKTATAEAVLKAMTDQHNEAVYLFTEGNSIDSCKELLKEKVQACSRKIPLHLVSYNCDSSDIVRFLREFARGIGSKFHAYAVVMEMDAYEGQPLDPKTNKANIVLKKKTFGGVPPGAGMREDVMLIFEELEEARNVRSQIQALTEQVPEPKIQIESKITKWDKEVLEEQYMGTKEWLGKYGLNARKLELFDVLGSVAFKHQDGAVDINMKPPENTQTDAVKHTKLVNARYCDRFPIVKWRDGRVVHVQVTPELHRDYERKMTVAVNSFHQRIDWLNKGSRALFGTVIEDQIYILIDTSASMLPSIQYLKDKLFLLMQEQIRHKKKFNLISFNSKATAWQNRLTDISELSLKGAWKWIQGLSCWGSTNTYAALQHALSDPGTQAIYLLTDGRPDQPPKSIIAQVQMHHTVPVHAISFNCNDKEANEFLFDLAKATGGRYHYFSEKGKDFDQPESWESEDIRLIKDEIQRGLESLDKVEELRDECSNLSYKKELAEMKRCSRDHVISNTDRTSAVPPLDTKDLYRSTPSPPPRPKSAPPVQSPRFTPTPPKSARPSVSSDFRPTPSSGRPQSARPRSSRPRSSKSLSASSKAGLSAIYKRKMNRHIGHTKTSMLRTLNSSGRFSPNEWLLPETRSLFEKQAERQKELALVLQKFCLSPDLLNVDESDNEAEEDANKKKRKKKVIRTKEMSSKMWLSKNGLVARKLTILDALSPTMVSHKTKYVPILDKHVVAKVFDEILPVAHVSSRTKNQITLVNPTAVDLKGYKKKVQKCIDQYKARLNKIVWNSLPESAKSDFDSVEPVSFEDNRVKLMKALDNAGWPIREQDILLLEKEIARGEKYKEQAEDLRRASDPNRQESFDDLLKNRSRGSSVSSSSRSSRRSSVSSRSSASSGRSRSSGSMRSRASPISPSSPRSRTLSISPSPGRSNKEDDELNVYEDKASVASSLNAYSHRDDEVSPK
- the LOC128156721 gene encoding von Willebrand factor A domain-containing protein 3B-like isoform X4, which translates into the protein MVYESRKNTSPSKLLALDPYKKNAYSQNVTFDIRHLDKSPAIRNAVVKASDESYDPEVSAKKTPAKDWELDVKSLISSKKWLQNYGLKKNRLTFFQILPVIGFKHSDDFDKTLKRPVSSRYGTGLFSTLFHPGEGKTFNITCGREMLKQIEGRLTQAIHLFNRRLEWLTTESRRLFGVIEEKAITIVLDIRNMSPQQFDQYRIALETVIYEQLTQISKFNLIRSADDMQMYHPECVPVTHDTIQGAVDWLWELDRLASVSKTATAEAVLKAMTDQHNEAVYLFTEGNSIDSCKELLKEKVQACSRKIPLHLVSYNCDSSDIVRFLREFARGIGSKFHAYAVVMEMDAYEGQPLDPKTNKANIVLKKKTFGGVPPGAGMREDVMLIFEELEEARNVRSQIQALTEQVPEPKIQIESKITKWDKEVLEEQYMGTKEWLGKYGLNARKLELFDVLGSVAFKHQDGAVDINMKPPENTQTDAVKHTKLVNARYCDRFPIVKWRDGRVVHVQVTPELHRDYERKMTVAVNSFHQRIDWLNKGSRALFGTVIEDQIYILIDTSASMLPSIQYLKDKLFLLMQEQIRHKKKFNLISFNSKATAWQNRLTDISELSLKGAWKWIQGLSCWGSTNTYAALQHALSDPGTQAIYLLTDGRPDQPPKSIIAQVQMHHTVPVHAISFNCNDKEANEFLFDLAKATGGRYHYFSEKGKDFDQPESWESEDIRLIKDEIQRGLESLDKVEELRDECSNLSYKKELAEMKRCSRDHVISNTDRTSAVPPLDTKDLYRSTPSPPPRPKSAPPVQSPRFTPTPPKSARPSVSSDFRPTPSSGRPQSARPRSSRPRSSKSLSASSKAGLSANEKQLSIAHLRSVYKRKMNRHIGHTKTSMLRTLNSSGRFSPNEWLLPETRSLFEKQAERQKELALEAEEDANKKKRKKKVIRTKEMSSKMWLSKNGLVARKLTILDALSPTMVSHKTKYVPILDKHVVAKVFDEILPVAHVSSRTKNQITLVNPTAVDLKGYKKKVQKCIDQYKARLNKIVWNSLPESAKSDFDSVEPVSFEDNRVKLMKALDNAGWPIREQDILLLEKEIARGEKYKEQAEDLRRASDPNRQESFDDLLKNRSRGSSVSSSSRSSRRSSVSSRSSASSGRSRSSGSMRSRASPISPSSPRSRTLSISPSPGRSNKEDDELNVYEDKASVASSLNAYSHRDDEVSPK
- the LOC128156721 gene encoding von Willebrand factor A domain-containing protein 3B-like isoform X2 — its product is MVYESRKNTSPSKLLALDPYKKNAYSQNVTFDIRHLDKSPAIRNAVVKASDESYDPEVSAKKTPAKDWELDVKSLISSKKWLQNYGLKKNRLTFFQILPVIGFKHSDDFDKTLKRPVSSRYGTGLFSTLFHPGEGKTFNITCGREMLKQIEGRLTQAIHLFNRRLEWLTTESRRLFGVIEEKAITIVLDIRNMSPQQFDQYRIALETVIYEQLTQISKFNLIRSADDMQMYHPECVPVTHDTIQGAVDWLWELDRLASVSKTATAEAVLKAMTDQHNEAVYLFTEGNSIDSCKELLKEKVQACSRKIPLHLVSYNCDSSDIVRFLREFARGIGSKFHAYAVVMEMDAYEGQPLDPKTNKANIVLKKKTFGGVPPGAGMREDVMLIFEELEEARNVRSQIQALTEQVPEPKIQIESKITKWDKEVLEEQYMGTKEWLGKYGLNARKLELFDVLGSVAFKHQDGAVDINMKPPENTQTDAVKHTKLVNARYCDRFPIVKWRDGRVVHVQVTPELHRDYERKMTVAVNSFHQRIDWLNKGSRALFGTVIEDQIYILIDTSASMLPSIQYLKDKLFLLMQEQIRHKKKFNLISFNSKATAWQNRLTDISELSLKGAWKWIQGLSCWGSTNTYAALQHALSDPGTQAIYLLTDGRPDQPPKSIIAQVQMHHTVPVHAISFNCNDKEANEFLFDLAKATGGRYHYFSEKGKDFDQPESWESEDIRLIKDEIQRGLESLDKVEELRDECSNLSYKKELAEMKRCSRDHVISNTDRTSAVPPLDTKDLYRSTPSPPPRPKSAPPVQSPRFTPTPPKSARPSVSSDFRPTPSSGRPQSARPRSSRPRSSKSLSASSKAGLSANEKQLSIAHLRSVYKRKMNRHIGHTKTSMLRTLNSSGRFSPNEWLLPETRSLFEKQAERQKELALVLQRFNMSPYVVDPDEAEEDANKKKRKKKVIRTKEMSSKMWLSKNGLVARKLTILDALSPTMVSHKTKYVPILDKHVVAKVFDEILPVAHVSSRTKNQITLVNPTAVDLKGYKKKVQKCIDQYKARLNKIVWNSLPESAKSDFDSVEPVSFEDNRVKLMKALDNAGWPIREQDILLLEKEIARGEKYKEQAEDLRRASDPNRQESFDDLLKNRSRGSSVSSSSRSSRRSSVSSRSSASSGRSRSSGSMRSRASPISPSSPRSRTLSISPSPGRSNKEDDELNVYEDKASVASSLNAYSHRDDEVSPK